A genomic region of Antennarius striatus isolate MH-2024 chromosome 16, ASM4005453v1, whole genome shotgun sequence contains the following coding sequences:
- the slc25a17 gene encoding peroxisomal membrane protein PMP34 → MSFDVLSYETLVHAVSGAAGGVTAMTVFFPLDTARLRLQVDENRKARSTPVILKEIIKEEGLLALYRGWFPVICSLCCSNFVYFYCFHSLKASWLRGKQSSPSTDLIAGFAAGVVNVLVTTPLWVVNTRLKLQGSNFHSSDIRVTTYNGIRDAFIQIIRNEGLGALWNGTLPSLLLVLNPAIQFMIYEGLKRQLRRGIPRELSSIEVFIMGAVAKVIATITTYPLQIIQSVLRFGQVSDSKEKSKLLSSLRTIKSLLVSRVRKYGMLGLFKGLETKLLQTVLTAALMFLLYEKIASCTFRVMGLSVQHHKKR, encoded by the exons ATGAGCTTCGACGTTTTGTCTTACGAGACTTTGGTGCACGCCGTGTCAGGAGCAGCG GGAGGCGTGACTGCCATGACCGTGTTCTTCCCTCTGGATACTGCCAGATTGAGGCTTCAAG TGGATGAAAATAGGAAGGCCAGATCAACTCCGGTTATTCTGAAAGAAATTATCAAAGAGGAAGGACT ATTAGCCCTTTACAGAGGTTGGTTCCCAGTTATCTGCAGCCTTTGCTGCTCCAATTTTGTCTACTTCTACTGCTTCCATAGTCTGAAGGCCAGCTGGCTGAGGGGAAAGCAGTCATCACCCAGCACTGATTTAATTGCAGGCTTTGCTGCAG GTGTTGTAAATGTGCTGGTTACCACTCCTTTGTGGGTTGTCAACACCAGGCTGAAGCTTCAAGGTTCCAACTTTCATAGTTCAGACATTCGAGTTACCACCTACAATGGCATTCGGG ATGCATTTATTCAGATCATCCGCAATGAGGGGTTGGGAGCTCTGTGGAACGGGACTTTACCCTCCCTGCTGCTGGTGCTTAACCCCGCCATCCAATTCATGATTTATGAGGGACTGAAGAGGCAGCTAAGGAGAGGAATTCCCAGAGAG CTGTCATCTATTGAGGTCTTCATCATGGGTGCTGTTGCCAAAGTTATTGCCACCATCACTACATACCCACTGCAGATTATACAGTCTGTTCTTAGG TTTGGTCAAGTCAGCGACtcaaaagaaaagtcaaaacTACTGTCCAGTCTCAGGACTATCAAGTCTCTGTTGGTCAGCAGAGTGAG AAAGTATGGCATGTTGGGCCTATTCAAAGGCTTGGAGACCAAGCTGCTCCAGACGGTACTGACGGCTGCCCTCATGTTCCTTCTCTATGAGAAGATTGCCAGCTGCACCTTCAGAGTCATGGGATTGAGTGTTCAACACCACAAAAAACGCTAG
- the rpusd1 gene encoding RNA pseudouridylate synthase domain-containing protein 1, whose protein sequence is MMTAVPASLESLRVLYQSDDYIVVDKHWDIRIDSKMWYEKLTVQAQLRHHFPQLADPSTYYGFRFCHQLDFSTSGALCVSLNKTAASRVNRCFKDRTVTKAYLALVRGWVEDETQTLDFSIGKNSSEGKTHMMCIEGTEGCENPKLSKTELTVLEHGLYDGDPVTKVLLQPLTGRTHQLRVHCSAVGHPIVGDFTYSGGVDDAPYRMMLHAHLLHIPLEPQPLLVFAGDPFLPTKDPKWLPQRLLQTLEGTVSALLEHRAKEERRSEEEIRERMRKEKDNRSREQRTAEESEEQRRQCQRWLSEWAGD, encoded by the exons ATGATGACCGCAGTGCCTGCCAGCCTGGAGAGCCTGCGTGTTCTGTACCAGAGCGATGACTATATTGTGGTAGACAAACACTGGGACATCCGCATTGACAGTAAGATGTGGTACGAGAAGCTTACTGTCCAGGCACAGCTTCGACACCACTTTCCTCAGCTAGCAGACCCCAGCACCTACTATGGATTCAG GTTTTGTCATCAGTTGGATTTCTCCACAAGTGGAGCTCTGTGTGTCAGCCTCAATAAGACAGCTGCCAGCCGGGTAAATCGCTGCTTCAAGGACCGAACTGTGACCAAAGCCTACCTTGCACTT GTACGTGGCTGGGTGGAAGATGAGACACAAACGTTGGACTTCTCCATTGGAAAGAACTCTTCAGAAGGAAAGACACACATGATGTGCATTGAGGGGACAGAAG gTTGTGAGAACCCCAAGCTTAGCAAAACGGAGCTGACAGTATTGGAGCATGGTTTGTATGATGGAGACCCTGTCACCAAGGTGTTGCTGCAGCCGCTCACTG GAAGAACCCACCAGTTAAGGGTCCACTGCAGTGCTGTAGGCCACCCAATCGTTGGGGACTTCACCTACAGTGGTGGTGTGGATGATGCTCCCTACCGCATGATGCTGCATGCTCACCTCCTACACATTCCTCTGGAACCTCAGCCCCTGCTCGTCTTTGCTGGAGACCCCTTTCTTCCCACAAAAGATCCCAAGTGGCTCCCACAGCGCTTGTTACAAACGCTGGAAGGGACTGTGAGTGCCCTGCTGGAGCACAGGgcaaaggaggagaggaggagtgaAGAAGAGAtcagagagaggatgaggaaggagaaggaTAACAGAAGCAGGGAACAGAGGACTGCAGAGGAGAgtgaggagcagaggaggcagTGTCAGCGGTGGCTAAGTGAATGGGCTGGAGACTAA